CGAGCTGCGCGTCGCGGTTGAGCTTGAGCGCGTAGTCCTCGCCCATGCCCGACTCCATGCCGCCGGAGGCGTTGAGCACGAGGATGTCGAGAGACCCGAAGATGTCGCCGACGGCGCCCATCATCGAGGCCACGGACTCGGCGTCGGTGAGGTCGGCGCCCACGACGAGCGTCTGCACGCCGTACTCGGCGTTCACCTCGGCGGCGAGCTTCTCGGCCCGCGGCGCCTTGTTGCGGAAGTTGATGACGACGTTCGCGCCGGCCTGAGCGAAGTACCGCACGGTGTCGGCGCCGATGCCGCGGGACGAACCCGTGACGAGGGCGGTCTTTCCGGCGAGCGTTCCGGGGGCGAGGGGCTGCGACACGTGAACTCCTGCGGTCGAGGGAGGGGACCTCCCGACATTAGCAAGCGGCGATGCGCGCCCCTCGGGCCCCGCGGACAACGGAACCGCGAATCCGTTGTCGATCCCGGCCAGCGGGCAGGGGTGCCCATGACGGCTCCCCCGCGGCGCGCCGTACCTGGATAGGGTGAGCACAACGAGAGAGGGGGCTCACTTGGATATCGCCGAGTACGCCTGGATCGGCTGGCTGGCGGTGATCGCGATCGTGCTCGTGATCGAGATGCTGTCGGGAGAGTTCACGTTCCTGATGATCTCGATCGGCGCCGCCGCCGGTCTCATCGCGTCGCTGGTGGGCGCGGAGATCTGGCTGCAGATCATCATCGCCGCCGTCGCGGCCGTCGCGCTGCTGCTGTTCCTGCGGCCGCCGCTGCTGCGCCGCCTGCGCAAGCCGCACGATCCCATGAAGTTCAACGTCGACGCGCTCCTCGGCATGCCGGGCACCGTGCAGCAGCCCGTCACGCCGATCGCCGGCGTCGTGAAGCTCGCCGACGGCCAGACCTGGTCGGCCCGCACGGCCATGGCGTCGGAGATCCCCGCGGGCGCCGTGGTCTACGTGCAGTCCGTCAAGGGCGCCCTCGTCTACGTGGGCGACCGCCCGCCCGCCATCGCCCCCACCGCCTGAGCCACCCGGCCGAGAGAGAGAAACCACATGGACAACGTCATCCTCTGGGTGCTCGTCATCGCGATCGTCGTGTTCGCGCTGGTCACCCTGCTGCGCGCTATCACGATCGTCCGCCAGAGCGACGCCGTCATCATCGAGCGCCTCGGCAAGTACAACCGGACGCTGTTCGGCGGACCGCACCTGATCGTGCCCTTCATCGACCGCCCCCGCCTGCGGGTGGATCTGCGCGAGCAGGTCGTCTCGTTCCCGCCGCAGGGTGTTATCACCGAGGACAACCTCACCGTCGCGGTCGACACCGTCGTGTACTTCACGGTCACCGACCCGCGCGCGGCCACCTACGAGATCGCCAACTACCTCGGCGCCGTCGAGCAGCTCACGATCACCACCCTGCGCAACGTCGTCGGCTCGCTCAACCTCGAGGAGGCCCTCGTCAGCCGCGACGTCATCAACGCCAAGCTCATGACCGAGCTCGACGAGGCCACCGGCCGCTGGGGCATCAAGGTCAACCGCGTCGAGCTGAAGGCGATCGATCCGCCCGCCTCGCTGCAGGACGCGATGGAGAAGCAGATGCGCGCGGAGCGCGACCGCCGCGCCGCG
This genomic interval from Microbacterium sediminis contains the following:
- a CDS encoding NfeD family protein, translating into MDIAEYAWIGWLAVIAIVLVIEMLSGEFTFLMISIGAAAGLIASLVGAEIWLQIIIAAVAAVALLLFLRPPLLRRLRKPHDPMKFNVDALLGMPGTVQQPVTPIAGVVKLADGQTWSARTAMASEIPAGAVVYVQSVKGALVYVGDRPPAIAPTA
- a CDS encoding SPFH domain-containing protein — its product is MDNVILWVLVIAIVVFALVTLLRAITIVRQSDAVIIERLGKYNRTLFGGPHLIVPFIDRPRLRVDLREQVVSFPPQGVITEDNLTVAVDTVVYFTVTDPRAATYEIANYLGAVEQLTITTLRNVVGSLNLEEALVSRDVINAKLMTELDEATGRWGIKVNRVELKAIDPPASLQDAMEKQMRAERDRRAAILTAEGHKQSQILVAEGARQSEILKAEGDKQAQVLRAQGESEAIETVFGAIHAGAPDDKLLAYQYLQMLPRLAEGQASKLWIIPSELTEALKGIAGGFGAGGSTLPGMPRPPKPAPSRGDDPEVNAAMAAAQEALKAAEQVSAEAEASATAVGAPPVPPRPSVDAADAAAQRPETGA